Proteins from a genomic interval of Lysobacter stagni:
- the folE gene encoding GTP cyclohydrolase I FolE, producing the protein MAHDDKPTRDQAEAAVRTLLRWAGDDPKREGLLDTPKRVAKAYQDWFSGYAEDPADYLKRTFEEVEGYDEMIVLRDIEFESHCEHHMAPIIGKAHVGYLPDGKVVGISKLARVVETYARRLQVQEKMTAQIAQVIQDVLQPRGVGVVIEGSHECMTTRGVHKRGVSMITSKMLGSFREDARTRAEFLQFIDVGPGR; encoded by the coding sequence ATGGCCCACGACGACAAGCCCACCCGCGACCAGGCCGAAGCCGCCGTGCGCACGCTGCTGCGCTGGGCCGGCGACGACCCGAAGCGCGAAGGCCTGCTCGACACGCCCAAGCGCGTGGCCAAGGCCTACCAGGACTGGTTCAGCGGCTACGCCGAAGACCCGGCCGACTACCTCAAGCGCACCTTCGAGGAAGTCGAGGGCTACGACGAAATGATCGTGCTGCGCGACATCGAGTTCGAAAGCCATTGCGAACACCACATGGCGCCGATCATCGGCAAGGCGCACGTGGGCTACCTGCCCGACGGCAAGGTGGTTGGCATCAGCAAGCTCGCGCGCGTGGTGGAAACCTATGCACGCCGGTTGCAGGTGCAGGAGAAGATGACCGCGCAGATCGCGCAGGTGATCCAGGACGTGCTGCAGCCGCGCGGCGTGGGCGTGGTGATCGAAGGCTCGCACGAGTGCATGACCACGCGCGGCGTGCACAAGCGCGGCGTGAGCATGATCACCTCGAAGATGCTCGGCAGCTTCCGCGAGGACGCGCGTACGCGTGCGGAGTTCCTGCAGTTCATCGATGTGGGGCCGGGGCGCTGA
- a CDS encoding FAD-dependent oxidoreductase: MDSKKPVFAFREMPRQMPTRIPLELRRSGDWSELYGRFGEAEAKHQASRCLDCGNPYCSWKCPLHNYIPNWLELAREGRVHEAAALAHETNPLPEICGRVCPQDRLCEGSCTLNDGFGAVTIGAVEKYITDRALGEGWRPDLSKVVATGKRVAVVGAGPAGLSCADRLARAGIEAVVFDRYEQIGGLLHFGIPSFKLEKSVMATRRDVLEGMGVQFRLGVEIGRDVGLEALLAEFDAVFLGLGSYRYTDGGLPGQDLRGVLPALPFLVHNGRLVHGDDEAHGRPIAGWEDRVALPDLHGKRVVVLGGGDTGMDCVRSAVRMGAARVTCAYRRDEESMPGSAREVANAREEGVQFLFNRQPMALLGDDGEVTGVRVAETRLGEPDARGRRNAEIVPGSESVLAADVVIIAFGFQPDPPEWLSAHGIELRDNGRIRVVQPSGCASRRAASVGLPFQTTNPRVFAGGDGVRGADLVVTAAYEGREAAAGIATLLLGK; encoded by the coding sequence ATGGACAGCAAGAAGCCCGTGTTCGCTTTTCGCGAGATGCCCCGGCAGATGCCGACGCGCATTCCGCTGGAACTGCGCCGCAGCGGCGACTGGAGCGAACTGTACGGCCGCTTCGGCGAGGCCGAGGCCAAGCACCAGGCCAGCCGCTGCCTGGATTGCGGCAATCCGTACTGCAGCTGGAAGTGCCCGCTGCACAACTACATTCCGAACTGGCTGGAGCTGGCGCGCGAAGGCCGCGTGCACGAAGCCGCCGCGCTCGCGCACGAAACCAACCCGCTGCCGGAAATCTGCGGCCGCGTCTGCCCGCAGGATCGCCTGTGCGAGGGCAGCTGCACGCTCAACGACGGTTTCGGCGCGGTCACCATCGGCGCGGTGGAGAAGTACATCACCGACCGTGCGCTCGGCGAAGGCTGGCGGCCGGACCTGTCGAAAGTCGTCGCGACCGGCAAGCGCGTGGCCGTCGTCGGCGCGGGTCCGGCGGGACTTTCGTGCGCGGATCGACTGGCGCGCGCGGGGATCGAAGCGGTGGTGTTCGATCGCTACGAGCAGATCGGCGGCCTGCTGCACTTCGGCATTCCCAGCTTCAAGCTCGAGAAGTCGGTGATGGCGACGCGTCGCGATGTGCTCGAAGGCATGGGCGTGCAGTTCCGACTGGGCGTCGAGATCGGACGCGATGTCGGCCTGGAAGCGTTGCTGGCTGAGTTCGATGCGGTGTTCCTCGGCCTGGGCAGCTATCGCTACACCGACGGTGGACTGCCAGGGCAGGACCTGCGCGGCGTGCTGCCCGCATTGCCGTTCCTGGTTCACAACGGCCGGCTGGTGCACGGCGACGACGAGGCGCACGGTCGGCCGATCGCCGGCTGGGAGGATCGCGTGGCCCTGCCCGACCTGCACGGCAAGCGCGTGGTGGTGCTGGGCGGCGGCGACACCGGCATGGACTGCGTGCGCAGTGCCGTGCGCATGGGCGCGGCACGCGTCACCTGCGCCTATCGTCGCGACGAAGAAAGCATGCCCGGCTCCGCGCGCGAAGTCGCCAACGCGCGCGAGGAAGGCGTGCAATTCCTGTTCAACCGCCAACCGATGGCCCTGCTCGGCGACGACGGCGAGGTCACCGGTGTACGCGTGGCCGAAACGCGCCTGGGCGAGCCGGATGCACGCGGGCGTCGCAATGCGGAGATCGTCCCGGGCAGCGAATCGGTGCTGGCGGCGGACGTGGTCATCATCGCCTTCGGCTTCCAGCCCGATCCGCCGGAGTGGCTGTCGGCGCACGGCATCGAGCTGCGGGACAACGGGCGCATTCGCGTGGTGCAGCCCAGTGGCTGCGCATCGCGTCGCGCGGCGTCGGTGGGCTTGCCGTTCCAGACCACGAATCCGCGCGTCTTCGCCGGCGGCGACGGCGTGCGTGGTGCGGACCTGGTGGTTACCGCGGCGTATGAGGGGCGTGAGGCGGCGGCGGGGATTGCGACGTTGTTGTTGGGGAAGTAG
- a CDS encoding HAD family hydrolase — translation MNLALFDFDGTLTNRELYPEFVRFAASPRQRAVGGITLAPLVVGYKLGVVSGNTIRERVTDFAFRGRRQEELEAFGERFAREIIPASLRPHAMERLQWHREQGDTVVVVSGGFDLYLKHWCALHGLALLCSSLEMRDGVATGRYHGAQCVGEEKARRVRAQYDLSDHPVIHAYGDTPEDRELLALAHRRWYRWQEA, via the coding sequence ATGAACCTGGCCCTGTTCGACTTCGACGGCACCCTGACCAACCGCGAGCTTTACCCTGAATTCGTGCGTTTCGCCGCCAGCCCGCGCCAGCGCGCGGTCGGCGGGATCACGTTGGCGCCGCTGGTGGTCGGCTACAAGCTGGGCGTGGTTAGCGGTAACACGATTCGCGAACGCGTCACCGACTTCGCCTTCCGGGGTCGCAGGCAAGAAGAGCTCGAGGCCTTCGGCGAGCGCTTCGCACGCGAGATCATCCCCGCTTCGCTGCGGCCGCACGCCATGGAACGACTGCAATGGCACCGCGAGCAGGGCGACACCGTCGTCGTGGTGTCGGGCGGCTTCGATCTGTACCTGAAGCACTGGTGCGCACTGCATGGACTGGCGCTGCTGTGCTCATCGCTGGAGATGCGTGACGGCGTGGCGACCGGCCGTTACCACGGTGCGCAATGCGTGGGCGAGGAGAAGGCGCGTCGCGTTCGCGCGCAGTACGACCTGTCGGACCATCCGGTGATCCACGCGTACGGTGACACGCCCGAAGACCGTGAACTGCTGGCCTTGGCACACCGCCGCTGGTATCGCTGGCAGGAAGCCTGA
- a CDS encoding TCR/Tet family MFS transporter, translated as MTDTAPVPGARRRAALVFIFVTILIDVLSFGLIIPVLPHLIEQFAGGDTAHAAYWVAAFGFLFAGIQFVTSPIQGALSDRFGRRPVILLSCLGLGLDFVFMALAPSLAWLLVGRIISGITSASFTTANAYVADVTPPEKRAKSYGMLGAAFGVGFIIGPLIGGALGEVDLRLPFWFAAGLALVNFCYGLFVLPESLPKERRSARFDWSHANPVGSLALLKRYPQVFGLAAVVFIANLAHYVYPSVFVLFADYQYQWGPREVSYVLAIVGVLNVIVQAGLVGKVVHAMGERRALILGLTCGAIGFGIYGFADVGWVFLIGLPVSAIWGLAAPSTQALITRQVGPEVQGRIQGALMSLVSLAGIIGPVLFAGSFGYFIDDAAPVHLPGAPFLIAGVLLAVAVGIAWRYARVPAATPVTAVEAEAQ; from the coding sequence GTGACCGACACCGCTCCCGTCCCGGGCGCGCGCCGCCGCGCCGCGCTCGTCTTCATCTTCGTCACGATCCTGATCGACGTGCTGTCGTTCGGTCTGATCATTCCAGTGCTGCCGCACCTGATCGAACAGTTCGCCGGGGGCGACACCGCGCATGCGGCGTACTGGGTGGCGGCCTTCGGTTTCCTGTTCGCCGGCATCCAGTTCGTGACCTCGCCGATCCAGGGCGCGCTGTCGGACCGTTTCGGCCGGCGCCCGGTGATCCTGCTCTCCTGCCTGGGCCTGGGCCTGGACTTCGTGTTCATGGCGTTGGCGCCGTCGCTGGCGTGGCTGCTGGTGGGCCGCATCATCTCGGGCATCACCTCCGCCAGCTTCACCACGGCCAACGCGTACGTCGCCGACGTGACGCCGCCGGAGAAGCGTGCGAAGAGCTACGGCATGCTCGGCGCCGCGTTCGGCGTGGGCTTCATCATCGGTCCGCTGATCGGCGGCGCGCTGGGCGAAGTCGACCTGCGGTTGCCGTTCTGGTTCGCCGCCGGACTGGCGCTCGTGAACTTCTGCTATGGCTTGTTCGTGCTGCCCGAGTCGCTGCCGAAGGAACGCCGCAGTGCGCGCTTCGACTGGTCGCACGCCAACCCGGTGGGCTCGCTCGCGCTGCTCAAGCGCTATCCGCAGGTGTTCGGCCTGGCCGCCGTGGTGTTCATCGCCAACCTGGCGCACTACGTGTATCCCAGCGTCTTCGTGCTGTTCGCCGACTACCAGTACCAGTGGGGCCCGCGCGAGGTGAGCTACGTGCTGGCGATCGTCGGCGTGCTGAACGTGATCGTGCAGGCAGGGCTGGTGGGCAAGGTGGTGCATGCGATGGGCGAACGCCGCGCGCTGATCCTTGGCCTGACGTGCGGCGCGATCGGCTTCGGCATCTACGGCTTCGCCGACGTTGGCTGGGTGTTCCTGATCGGCCTGCCGGTGTCGGCCATCTGGGGCCTGGCCGCACCGTCCACGCAGGCGCTGATCACGCGCCAGGTGGGACCGGAAGTGCAGGGCCGCATCCAGGGTGCGCTGATGAGCCTGGTGAGTCTGGCCGGCATCATCGGCCCGGTCCTGTTCGCCGGCAGCTTCGGCTACTTCATCGACGATGCCGCACCGGTGCACCTGCCGGGTGCGCCGTTCCTCATCGCCGGCGTTCTGCTGGCGGTGGCGGTGGGGATCGCCTGGCGCTACGCACGCGTACCGGCGGCGACGCCGGTGACCGCGGTGGAAGCCGAGGCGCAGTGA
- a CDS encoding I78 family peptidase inhibitor, whose protein sequence is MFRSFLLAATIASLCACASTPPAAGTAQPPTGVCNAEGARWAIGSAVNDDVVNRILHDTGSRDARVLRPGQPATMDFREDRVNVDLNDRGAITGIRCG, encoded by the coding sequence ATGTTCCGCAGCTTCCTGCTCGCCGCCACCATCGCCTCGCTTTGCGCATGCGCGTCGACGCCTCCGGCCGCAGGAACTGCCCAGCCGCCCACCGGCGTGTGCAATGCCGAAGGTGCGCGCTGGGCGATCGGCTCGGCCGTGAATGACGACGTGGTCAACCGCATCCTGCACGACACCGGCAGCCGCGATGCACGCGTGCTGCGTCCGGGCCAGCCGGCGACGATGGACTTCCGCGAGGATCGCGTGAACGTCGACCTCAACGACCGCGGCGCGATCACCGGCATCCGCTGCGGTTGA
- a CDS encoding barstar family protein produces MNAVDLRSILADAEHSGAYFIDERDAEVMAQAGAGLDYAVMRVDLAGCTDKAGLMERLAKAGGFPEWVGANWDALSDALRDLSWRPAPGYVLLVENASTWRAANLQEFDTLLEVFNEAAFEWAREDIAFWALLPFPGELLTSLED; encoded by the coding sequence ATGAACGCCGTGGACCTGCGTTCGATCCTTGCCGACGCCGAGCACAGCGGCGCCTACTTCATCGACGAACGCGATGCCGAAGTGATGGCGCAGGCGGGCGCGGGGCTGGACTACGCGGTGATGCGCGTGGACCTGGCCGGTTGCACCGACAAGGCGGGCTTGATGGAACGGCTGGCGAAGGCGGGCGGGTTCCCGGAGTGGGTCGGCGCCAACTGGGATGCGCTGTCGGACGCCCTGCGCGATCTGTCCTGGCGACCGGCACCGGGCTACGTGCTGCTGGTCGAGAACGCCTCGACCTGGCGCGCGGCGAACCTGCAGGAGTTCGACACGCTGCTGGAAGTCTTCAATGAAGCGGCGTTCGAATGGGCGCGCGAGGACATCGCGTTCTGGGCGCTGCTGCCGTTCCCGGGCGAGCTGCTCACGTCGCTGGAAGACTGA
- a CDS encoding endonuclease domain-containing protein, with protein sequence MATDAEALLWRQLRAHRFAGFKFKRQQPLEPFIADFVCFASRVVIEVDGGQHGDAVAYDERRTRWLATQGFMVLRFWNDEVLLKTSLVLDAICFALHER encoded by the coding sequence ATGGCCACCGACGCGGAAGCGCTGTTGTGGCGCCAACTGCGCGCGCACCGCTTTGCCGGCTTCAAGTTCAAGCGGCAGCAACCGCTCGAACCTTTCATCGCTGATTTCGTCTGCTTCGCCAGTCGCGTGGTGATCGAGGTGGATGGCGGACAACATGGTGACGCCGTCGCTTATGACGAGCGCCGCACGAGGTGGTTGGCGACGCAGGGCTTCATGGTGCTGCGGTTCTGGAACGACGAGGTGCTACTGAAGACTTCACTGGTGCTGGACGCCATCTGCTTCGCTCTTCACGAGCGGTAA
- a CDS encoding ribonuclease domain-containing protein — MRRRHIWLVAIVALLGLWLWSKRSGDGELRTPPGPALTQSAQGTVYPAFLPVEAHAVLDRIASGQAHPFRQDGSVFQNREGRLPPQASGYYREYTVPTPGSNDRGPRRIVAGGDPPVEYWYTDDHYGSFRRFEWSSPQVRR; from the coding sequence GTGCGCCGTCGACACATCTGGCTGGTCGCCATCGTCGCGCTGCTGGGACTGTGGCTGTGGAGCAAGCGCTCCGGCGACGGCGAGTTGCGTACGCCACCCGGGCCGGCGCTTACACAGAGTGCGCAGGGCACGGTCTATCCCGCGTTCCTGCCGGTGGAGGCGCATGCGGTGCTCGATCGCATCGCGAGCGGCCAGGCGCATCCGTTCCGCCAGGACGGCAGCGTGTTCCAGAATCGCGAAGGCCGGCTGCCGCCGCAGGCTTCGGGTTACTACCGCGAGTACACCGTGCCCACACCCGGGTCGAACGACCGCGGCCCACGCCGCATCGTTGCCGGAGGCGATCCACCGGTGGAGTACTGGTACACCGACGATCACTACGGCAGTTTCCGCCGCTTTGAATGGTCCTCGCCGCAGGTGCGTCGATGA
- a CDS encoding DUF938 domain-containing protein, producing the protein MPDLPNAPACERNRDPILAVLQRHFADRREVLEVGSGTGQHAVYFAAAMPWLRWQCSDRADALHGIGLWIDEAALPNTPVPVELDVANGPWPRAGTAGGRFDSVFSANTLHIMGWPEVESFFAGLGDVLADDATLVVYGPFNYDGSYTSDSNRDFDGWLKARDPRSGIRGFEAVDALARAIGLELAEDVAMPANNRCLVWRRSATSR; encoded by the coding sequence ATGCCGGATCTTCCCAACGCCCCCGCCTGCGAGCGCAACCGCGATCCCATCCTCGCCGTGTTGCAGCGTCACTTCGCCGATCGCCGCGAGGTGCTCGAGGTCGGCAGCGGCACGGGGCAGCATGCGGTGTACTTCGCCGCGGCCATGCCATGGCTGCGCTGGCAATGCAGCGATCGTGCAGACGCATTGCACGGCATCGGACTGTGGATCGATGAGGCCGCATTGCCCAACACGCCGGTGCCGGTGGAACTGGACGTCGCCAACGGCCCCTGGCCACGTGCGGGTACTGCGGGCGGTCGCTTCGATTCCGTGTTCAGCGCGAACACGCTGCACATCATGGGCTGGCCGGAGGTGGAGTCGTTCTTCGCCGGGCTGGGTGATGTGCTCGCGGACGATGCGACCCTGGTGGTCTACGGCCCCTTCAACTACGACGGCAGTTACACCAGCGATAGCAACCGCGATTTCGATGGCTGGTTGAAGGCGCGCGATCCCCGCTCCGGCATTCGCGGGTTCGAGGCGGTCGACGCGCTCGCGCGCGCCATCGGTCTGGAGCTCGCCGAGGACGTGGCGATGCCGGCCAACAACCGCTGCCTGGTGTGGCGCAGGAGCGCGACGTCGCGTTGA
- the gltB gene encoding glutamate synthase large subunit, which yields MEQQYRPGPVGLYDPRDERDACGFGLIAHLDDAPSRAIVDRAIEALVRMTHRGGIAADGLSGDGCGLLIRQPDTFLRNLAREAGIALGAHYASGLVFLPHDEAEAARAKETLGAQLQRERVDVAGWRTVPVDIAACGELARRTMPRVEQIFVKPAAAFDAASFQRSLFLARRRAEQQLRDLPDFYVVSLSMASIGYKGMVLPDRLSQLYPDLQRADLAASVVVFHQRFSTNTTPRWPLAQPFRLLAHNGEINTISGNRAWAQARAHAWRTPNLDLTEFDPVVTLDGSDSQSLDNMLELLQAGGMDLLKAMRILIPPATQSLEYKDADLAAFYEYYSLNTEPWDGPAGIVTVDGRYAACTLDRNGLRPARWMRTRDRHFLIASEAGVWERPIEEIEAKGKLGPGEMIAVDLYLGEVLDSDAIDRINRARAPYKRWLKQGMTYLQTELIDPALAAEPFDPETLTRFQKLFQLTREEREQVLRPLAETEQEAVGSMGDDVPMAVLSQQVRPLYDQFRQAFAQVTNPPIDPLREDCVMSLATQLGREGNIFVDGPGNVDHIHLNSPVLSQRKLRQMLAMAPYDHSHTLIHLHYAPEEGLKAAIERICAEAEAATRAGKVLLVLSDRYPEQGRLMVHALLATGAVHQHLVRTGLRCESNLIIETGTARDPHHFACLLGFGATAVYPYLAYQTLHDLGVRGILKTKHGQVAEIGRSYRRGIKKGLLKIISKMGISTIGSYRGARLFEIVGLDREVTQLCFADTPSRIGGAGFDDLQADAQELADHAWNANALPAIGGLLKYTPGGEYHLFNPDVVMNLQRAVHSGDWSDWLRYAEAVNERPTAALRDLLEVDASKSTAISLDDVEPVSSIVKRFDSAAMSLGALSPEAHEALAIAMNRLGGRSNSGEGGEDPVRYGTDKVSKIKQIASGRFGVTPEYLVNAEVLQIKVAQGAKPGEGGQLPGHKVNELIARLRYAMPGIGLISPPPHHDIYSIEDLAQLIFDLKQVNPQALVSVKLVSHAGVGTIATGVAKAGADLITISGHDGGTGASPISSIRYAGTPWELGLSEARQALVSNDLRERVILQTDGGLKSGLDVVKAALLGAESFGFGTAPMIALGCKYLRICHLNNCATGVATQDDALRRDHFTGLPERVENFFRLLSEEVRYWLAQLGVRTLGEIVGRTDLLRQIEGDGDRQHGLDLAPLLAGSGLAHGGHCGAPQPASGATGLAKQLDIDLSEAITGKRGGAYTYTIRNTDRSIGARLSGHIARTHGDRGMADAPISLRFDGTAGQSFGAFNAGGLQFELHGEANDYVGKGMAGGRIVIRPPHGARFTAHETPIIGNTCLYGATGGELYAAGRAGERFGVRNSGATAVVEGAGDHCCEYMTGGVVAVLGRTGLNFGAGFTGGMAYVLDTERDFVDRYNHELIDILRIASDGFENHRSHLRDLLETHVALTGSPWARRILDEMRDFLGKFWLVKPKAASLESLAENLRRAA from the coding sequence ATGGAGCAGCAGTACCGCCCCGGCCCTGTCGGTCTGTACGACCCCCGCGACGAGCGGGATGCGTGCGGCTTTGGTCTGATCGCCCACCTCGACGACGCGCCCAGCCGCGCCATCGTCGATCGCGCGATCGAGGCGCTGGTACGCATGACCCATCGCGGTGGCATCGCCGCCGACGGCCTGAGCGGCGACGGCTGCGGCCTGCTGATCCGCCAGCCCGACACGTTCCTGCGCAACCTCGCCCGTGAGGCCGGCATCGCACTGGGCGCGCATTACGCGTCCGGCCTGGTGTTCCTGCCGCACGATGAGGCCGAAGCCGCGCGCGCGAAGGAAACCCTGGGCGCGCAACTGCAACGCGAACGCGTGGACGTCGCCGGTTGGCGCACGGTGCCGGTGGACATCGCTGCCTGTGGCGAACTCGCACGCCGCACCATGCCGCGCGTCGAGCAGATCTTCGTGAAGCCGGCCGCCGCGTTCGACGCCGCCAGCTTCCAGCGTTCGCTGTTCCTCGCCCGTCGCCGTGCCGAGCAGCAACTGCGCGACCTGCCGGATTTCTATGTCGTCAGCCTGTCGATGGCCAGCATCGGCTACAAGGGCATGGTGCTGCCCGACCGGTTGTCGCAGCTCTATCCCGATCTGCAGCGCGCCGATCTGGCCGCCAGCGTGGTCGTGTTCCACCAGCGCTTCTCCACCAACACCACGCCCCGCTGGCCGCTGGCGCAGCCGTTCCGCCTGCTGGCGCACAACGGTGAGATCAACACCATCTCCGGCAACCGTGCCTGGGCACAGGCACGCGCGCACGCGTGGCGCACGCCGAACCTGGACCTGACCGAGTTCGATCCGGTGGTCACGCTGGACGGCTCGGACTCGCAATCGCTCGACAACATGCTCGAGCTGCTGCAGGCCGGCGGCATGGACCTGCTCAAGGCGATGCGCATCCTGATTCCGCCGGCGACGCAGTCGCTGGAGTACAAGGACGCCGACCTCGCCGCGTTCTACGAGTACTACTCGCTCAATACCGAGCCGTGGGACGGCCCGGCCGGCATCGTCACCGTGGACGGTCGCTACGCGGCGTGCACGCTGGACCGCAACGGCCTGCGTCCGGCGCGATGGATGCGCACGCGCGACCGCCATTTCCTGATCGCCTCCGAAGCCGGCGTGTGGGAGCGGCCGATCGAGGAGATCGAGGCCAAGGGCAAGCTCGGCCCGGGCGAGATGATCGCGGTGGACCTGTACCTGGGCGAAGTGCTCGATTCGGACGCCATCGACCGCATCAACCGCGCCCGCGCACCGTACAAGCGCTGGCTCAAGCAGGGCATGACCTACCTGCAGACCGAGCTGATCGATCCCGCGCTGGCCGCCGAACCGTTCGATCCGGAAACGCTGACGCGCTTCCAGAAGCTGTTCCAGCTGACGCGCGAGGAGCGCGAGCAGGTACTGCGCCCGCTGGCCGAGACCGAACAGGAAGCGGTCGGCTCGATGGGCGACGACGTGCCGATGGCGGTGCTGAGCCAGCAGGTGCGCCCGCTCTACGACCAGTTCCGTCAGGCGTTCGCGCAGGTGACCAACCCGCCGATCGATCCGCTGCGCGAGGACTGCGTGATGTCGCTGGCCACGCAGCTGGGTCGCGAAGGCAACATCTTCGTCGACGGCCCGGGCAACGTGGACCATATCCACCTCAACTCGCCCGTGCTGTCGCAGCGCAAGTTGCGGCAGATGCTGGCGATGGCGCCGTACGACCATTCGCACACGCTGATCCATCTGCACTACGCGCCCGAGGAAGGCCTGAAGGCGGCGATCGAGCGCATCTGCGCGGAAGCCGAAGCCGCCACGCGCGCCGGCAAGGTGCTGCTGGTGCTCAGCGACCGCTACCCGGAGCAGGGGCGGCTGATGGTGCACGCGCTGCTCGCCACCGGCGCGGTGCACCAGCACCTGGTGCGCACGGGGCTGCGTTGCGAATCCAACCTCATCATCGAGACCGGCACGGCGCGCGACCCGCACCACTTCGCCTGCCTGCTCGGCTTCGGCGCGACCGCGGTCTATCCGTACCTGGCGTATCAGACCCTGCACGACCTGGGCGTGCGCGGCATCCTCAAGACCAAGCATGGCCAGGTCGCGGAGATCGGGCGCAGCTACCGCCGCGGCATCAAGAAGGGGCTGCTGAAGATCATCTCGAAGATGGGCATCAGCACCATCGGCAGCTACCGCGGCGCGCGGTTGTTCGAGATCGTCGGTCTCGATCGCGAAGTGACGCAGCTGTGCTTCGCCGACACGCCCTCGCGCATCGGCGGCGCCGGCTTCGACGACCTGCAGGCCGACGCGCAGGAACTGGCCGACCACGCCTGGAACGCCAATGCGTTGCCCGCCATCGGCGGCCTGCTGAAGTACACGCCGGGCGGCGAGTACCACCTGTTCAATCCCGACGTGGTGATGAACCTGCAGCGCGCGGTGCACAGCGGCGACTGGAGCGACTGGCTGCGTTACGCCGAAGCGGTGAACGAGCGCCCGACCGCGGCGCTGCGCGACCTCCTGGAAGTGGATGCGTCGAAGTCCACCGCGATCTCGCTGGACGACGTCGAACCGGTGTCGTCGATCGTGAAGCGTTTCGACTCGGCCGCGATGAGCCTGGGCGCGCTCTCGCCCGAAGCGCACGAAGCGCTGGCCATCGCGATGAACCGCCTGGGCGGGCGCAGCAACTCCGGTGAAGGCGGCGAAGACCCGGTGCGCTACGGCACCGACAAGGTCTCGAAGATCAAGCAGATCGCATCGGGGCGTTTCGGCGTCACGCCGGAATACCTGGTCAACGCCGAAGTGCTGCAGATCAAGGTCGCGCAGGGCGCCAAGCCCGGCGAAGGCGGACAGCTGCCGGGCCACAAGGTCAACGAGCTGATCGCGCGCCTGCGTTACGCGATGCCCGGCATCGGCCTGATCTCGCCGCCGCCGCACCACGACATCTATTCCATCGAGGACCTCGCGCAGCTGATCTTCGACCTCAAGCAGGTCAATCCACAGGCGCTGGTGTCGGTGAAGCTGGTCTCGCACGCGGGCGTGGGCACGATCGCCACCGGCGTGGCGAAGGCCGGCGCGGACCTGATCACCATCTCCGGCCACGACGGCGGCACGGGCGCCAGCCCGATCTCCTCGATCCGCTACGCCGGTACGCCGTGGGAACTGGGCTTGTCCGAAGCGCGCCAGGCGCTGGTGTCCAACGACCTGCGCGAGCGCGTGATCCTGCAGACCGACGGCGGCCTGAAGAGCGGCCTGGACGTGGTGAAGGCCGCGCTGCTGGGTGCCGAGAGCTTCGGTTTCGGCACCGCGCCGATGATCGCGCTGGGCTGCAAGTACCTGCGCATCTGCCACCTCAACAACTGTGCCACCGGCGTGGCCACGCAGGACGACGCACTGCGTCGCGACCACTTCACCGGCCTGCCCGAACGCGTGGAGAACTTCTTCCGACTGCTCTCCGAAGAGGTGCGCTACTGGCTCGCGCAGCTGGGCGTGCGCACGCTGGGCGAGATCGTCGGCCGCACCGACCTGCTGCGGCAGATCGAAGGCGACGGCGACCGCCAGCACGGCCTGGACCTGGCGCCGCTGCTAGCGGGCAGCGGGCTGGCGCACGGCGGCCATTGCGGCGCACCGCAACCGGCGAGCGGCGCAACCGGGCTGGCGAAGCAGCTCGACATCGATCTGTCCGAAGCCATCACCGGCAAGCGCGGCGGCGCCTACACCTACACGATACGCAACACCGACCGCAGCATCGGTGCGCGTCTTTCGGGCCACATCGCACGCACGCACGGCGACCGCGGCATGGCCGATGCTCCGATCTCGTTGCGCTTCGATGGCACCGCGGGGCAGAGCTTCGGCGCGTTCAACGCCGGCGGTCTGCAGTTCGAGCTGCACGGCGAGGCCAACGACTACGTGGGCAAGGGCATGGCCGGCGGCCGCATCGTCATCCGGCCGCCGCACGGCGCGCGTTTCACCGCGCACGAAACGCCGATCATCGGCAACACCTGCCTGTACGGCGCCACCGGCGGCGAGCTGTATGCGGCCGGTCGCGCGGGCGAACGCTTCGGCGTGCGCAACTCCGGCGCGACCGCGGTCGTCGAGGGCGCAGGCGACCACTGCTGCGAGTACATGACCGGCGGCGTGGTCGCGGTGCTGGGCCGCACCGGCCTGAACTTCGGTGCGGGCTTCACCGGCGGCATGGCGTACGTGCTCGACACCGAGCGCGATTTCGTCGATCGCTACAACCACGAGCTCATCGACATCCTGCGCATCGCGTCGGACGGTTTCGAGAACCACCGCTCGCACCTGCGCGATCTGCTGGAGACGCACGTGGCGCTGACCGGCAGCCCGTGGGCGCGACGCATCCTCGACGAGATGCGCGATTTCCTCGGCAAGTTCTGGCTGGTGAAGCCGAAGGCCGCGAGTCTGGAATCGCTGGCCGAGAATCTGCGGAGGGCCGCGTGA